One window of the Eucalyptus grandis isolate ANBG69807.140 chromosome 8, ASM1654582v1, whole genome shotgun sequence genome contains the following:
- the LOC104416168 gene encoding putative UPF0481 protein At3g02645, whose protein sequence is MSLSSTETKEWLDRVQKYFEEEFEKDIAPNVCVFKVPKSLSSAKPEAYTPQLIGLGPYHHLQPQLREMERVKLSVVKRLHRKSDRWSFSELTSKLSKLDLYVRACYHKFLDIDAKALSWIMTLDALFLFYLLCLHAMGKKIEPSSPLWGLANSVGKKLAEDAILRDVMMLENQIPLFFLENMVKVGSAALEDAERKTIEENFPGMLVGFCKAVSPLEETIKEPDPKGLKHAHLLDLLYSMVVRKEDEFKIDIPADTIDVEEDLYHPRDMVPTSNDIDSTARMEFLTKSGFKLPSFKDKIRPHALLLQDIMKILPQKIELSTLDSFGRGEAPAVEKGLIPTASSLAKAGVRFGKTKYIEETSFDEKTRTFRLPVIKLSINSEVVIRNLVAYEAMAISGPLVLARFMEMMDSLLDTPQDVKLLRKHGIITGHLKDDEVAHLFNGMSRSMEAHGHCQLNKTIEKVNQFYNARPSIKALKMIEQYVYGAWKVLVTAATLLFLLLTALQTFCSAYSYSSLAAIDKLNPIWPWSPRVSS, encoded by the coding sequence ATGTCTCTATCATCCACAGAAACGAAAGAATGGCTGGATCGTGTCCAAAAATATTTCGAAGAAGAGTTTGAGAAAGACATTGCTCCCAATGTGTGCGTTTTCAAAGTCCCCAAATCACTCAGCTCTGCCAAGCCTGAGGCTTACACCCCCCAACTCATCGGCTTAGGACCCTATCACCACCTCCAGCCTCAGCTCAGGGAGATGGAGCGAGTCAAGCTCAGCGTCGTGAAGAGGCTCCACCGGAAGTCCGACCGCTGGAGCTTCTCTGAGCTCACAAGCAAGCTCTCTAAGTTGGACCTGTATGTCCGCGCGTGTTACCACAAGTTCTTGGACATCGACGCCAAAGCGCTGTCGTGGATCATGACCCTCGACGCCCTCTTCTTGTTCTATCTTCTCTGCCTGCATGCCATGGGCAAGAAGATCGAGCCATCATCACCTTTGTGGGGCCTAGCCAACAGCGTGGGCAAGAAGCTCGCCGAGGATGCCATACTGAGGGACGTCATGATGTTAGAGAACCAAATCCCGCTGTTCTTCTTGGAGAATATGGTGAAGGTCGGGTCCGCGGCGCTAGAAGATGCCGAGAGGAAGACGATCGAAGAGAACTTCCCCGGTATGCTGGTTGGGTTTTGCAAAGCTGTCTCGCCACTCGAAGAGACGATCAAGGAGCCCGACCCCAAAGGTTTGAAGCACGCGCATTTGTTGGATCTTCTTTATAGTATGGTCGTGAGGAAAGAGGATGAATTCAAGATTGATATACCTGCCGACACCATCGACGTTGAAGAAGATCTTTATCACCCCCGCGATATGGTACCGACGTCTAATGATATTGACAGTACTGCTCGGATGGAGTTCTTAACTAAAAGCGGGTTCAAACTGCCGTCTTTCAAGGACAAAATTAGACCCCATGCTTTACTGTTGCAAGACATTATGAAAATCCTTCCTCAGAAAATTGAACTCTCTACCCTCGATTCGTTCGGGCGTGGAGAAGCTCCCGCTGTAGAGAAAGGATTGATCCCAACAGCATCCTCTCTCGCCAAAGCCGGCGTAAGATTTGGCAAAACGAAGTACATAGAAGAAACATCATTCGATGAGAAAACGCGCACGTTTCGACTTCCTGTGATCAAGCTCAGCATCAACTCGGAAGTCGTGATACGGAACTTGGTGGCATACGAGGCGATGGCGATCTCCGGTCCCTTGGTGCTCGCACGCTTCATGGAGATGATGGACAGCCTGCTCGACACCCCGCAAGACGTGAAGTTGCTCAGGAAGCACGGCATCATCACGGGCCATCTCAAGGACGACGAAGTGGCCCATCTGTTCAATGGCATGAGCCGTTCTATGGAGGCGCACGGCCATTGCCAACTTAACAAGACGATCGAGAAAGTTAACCAGTTCTACAACGCTAGGCCGAGCATCAAAGCCCTAAAAATGATAGAGCAGTACGTGTATGGCGCTTGGAAGGTCCTGGTAACGGCGGCGAccctcctcttccttctgcTCACGGCGCTACAGACTTTCTGCTCGGCTTACAGTTACTCGAGCCTGGCCGCTATTGACAAACTTAACCCGATCTGGCCTTGGTCTCCACGGGTTTCCTCGTGA